CTGTTCTTTTCAAGATATATTGGATGAGAATGACACAAGCCTTTCTCCATCAGTTGACATGCTACACAGTCCTAAGAATGAGAAAAGTAGTGAATTTGGTGGGCTGACAGGCCAAACTGGTGAGATCAAAAGATTCCTGGGGCGGGATGCATTAGTAACAACGTCAGCTCCAGCAAGCCACACTAACACTTTTCCTACGCCAAAGAGATCACGTAAGCCCACACAGAGGTACATTGATGAACTAGCAGATCCGCTTTCCAGACATTCAAAAAAAAGGCGGGAAGTTTCTTCTTCAAAGTCGTTAGGAGTTAAAGATCATAAGAAATGCCGTCTAGGACCTAGAGCAATAAGATTGCCTGCTGAAGAGTCCAGTGTCAAAGCTATTCAGGTGCCTTTTGGTTCCTTGGTGCAGAATGAATGTCCTGAGAGCTGTGCATATGATATGGTGAGTTTTAGAGCAAGATGTCTTCTAATGATTGCCTAATTATATCGGCTTCCTACAAGCCAGTTATCCTCCCTTCTTTCTTATGTTCTGGGGTTCCTCTTTATTGTTtgtaatattcaattttttatcgGCTGCAAGATCTATCTATACAAGTTTATGGATTTTAAACATATAAGTTGCTATTGAACtccaaaatgatgaaattggTGCTTGATGTAAATAGGTCCGTAGTTCAGATAGAGGAAACCTGATGACTAAGTCCAAAGATAGCCGGATTAGTtcagaaaatcaaaagaaaaaagatgtatTTGCCGGAGCTATTCATCTCAAGAAAAGGGATGATAGTGTCTCTGCTGCAACTCAAAAGAAGAGGGATGACAATGTTGCTGCAGTTCATTTAAAGAAAAGGGAAGACAATGTTACTGCAGTTCATATAAAGAAAAGGGATGACAACATTACTGCAGTGAGTCCGAAGAAACCGGACGACTGTGACGCAACAGTAcgtcaaaagaaaagagatgaCTATCTCACAGCAGAGAGCTCTGAAGAAGTTAATGGTCGGAGGAAGCATCATAGGTTATGGACGATTGCAGaggttaaaaaattaattgatggtGTCGCAGAATATGGTGTTGGAAGATGGAGTCGGATAAAGAAGCTTTTCTTCTCTGCATCTGCTCATCGTACTTCTGTAGATCTCAAGGTGAAtgcttctctttctttcaagCTATGCCCTGCTATAAACTTTCTGTCTATCCGTATTCATGATTTGATATCATTTGTTGCTTGCAATTTGGCACAGGACAAATGGCGAAATCTTTTGAAAGCAAGTGGTATTCAGAGTCAAGGCAGTCGACAGGTTACCTTTTTCTTCATACTGTGCAGCATTTTTACCTCCGACCTTGCTTGAGGTTGAAAGTCTTGTCTTGAACGTTCATCAATGCAGGGAGAAAAGAAACGGAATATGGCCTGGCGTCCTCTGCCAAAGTCAATCCTGCGCCGTGTTTGTGAGCTGGCTACAATATATCCTTATCCCAAAGGCCGGAAAACCAAGATTGCACATATTCATCATGATTCTCCAGATAGAAGTACAGATATTACATTGGGCGACTACAGAAGAATCCTACGAAGTATTAATGGCAATTGATTCTCCTGTTAGTATGATTAGgcaattttatacataatttcaaatttctcccTAACAGTGCTGCCTGTCCATCCTAAACAGCATGTAGAACTGAGGATTTTAGAACTATTTGGATTGATTTTTGAACAGAATTTCACATGATTTCAGTGACTGAATGTCTGGTTTTGCTGACAACGGAATTGAGTATAATGACTACTTTCTCAACTGCCGTTTCAAAGTACAAATACAAAGGCCAAACGTGTATCAGAGAAAGTCCAAGTGCAGAAAACTCAAAAATGTCCAAGCATCATACGTTCGTTTAGtattacacaaattttcaAACTCAAACATCGTATTATTGTCTTGACACGAAACAAGAAAGACGCATACATTATACATCATCATAGGTCTCATTCAACCAGTTCCATTACCATTGTTGTCACCGTCGTCTCCGTCTCCACCAGAATTGCTACCCCACTGATTATAATACTGTCTAGGTATGTTATGATGGTTGTCTAGGGTGCCATCTGGATGGCCGGCCGTGCTGgttctttctttatttgagTTCTCTGCCACAGATACCTTTCTGCCATTGTTTTCCCCACTGTTGACAAGAGCTCTCCGAGGAGCTGCCAAGCATAAGGAAGTAAGTAAAGCAATGAAGAGAACGGCCACCACTTTCATTTTCTCTCCCGGCTGCATGGTTGGAGACAAAACCATACTACGTTAATAACAATTCcaattcaagaaaagagaTATGGTGTCAAATCGTTCCAAGTCATACAAATTGTGATAGAGCAACGTCACAACAGAACAGAAGCAAAAGTAAAAACCTTAAAGTAAAAGATGGGTTCAACGTATATTTTCAGCTGACTTACCTGAGGCTGACAAGCAGAAATAATGTGGGTGGATTTACAAGAAGAAATTCactctaatatatatagaagacTTTGTTACTGTTATTTGTTTGGTCATACAAACATTGGATCAAGAAATGGGGTATCACCAATAAGTAGACAAGGGTGAGTGGATTAGCAATATTTACCTTTGTGGTGTTTTTTATAATGAGCAATTATGATAGAAAAGAGACTTTGTTGTCCGAATTAGTTGCCTAAATAGGAAAATCCCACTTTGTAAGTGGGTTTATTGATCACAAGGTCAACTTGCAAGGTTATGGATTTACTGTGTTGGGAAGCTTTATGATATCAAAGGTTTGATTGGTAGTGGAAATGAGGGCGTGGAGAAGGCTTTTTGAAGCACAAGTCACACATAATTGAACCATTAGCATTAGGTTTTCCCATTTATCTCTGATATCTGGTCCCCACTCCCTAGGCCATTACTCCAATGTATATCAACCtaattaatatgttctttTGAACCCAATTCTTGAATGACTTGTTTCCATCCACTTCCTAATTCATTTGAGCTTGAAATTGAAGTCCGGATCCGTATTAGCAGTCCGTATGTTGAAAATGTACATAggattcaatattaattttcaaacactaTACATACAGAGAATGAGTCATCTTGACTTTCAAATTTCGAGAGACAATTAGTATCTATAATACTGATACACTTGAACTCAtcacatcaaatttcaaattttgatgattttattaCTCGTATCACTAAAGTTTAGTGGTAAGAATTCTACATTCGACCTGGGCTCGAATCCCAACAGCCACACACTAATTCTGTTTTTTGAAAAGTAATTTCATTTGTACGACCCAAATTGTGCGTTTACCTTTTAGATAATTGAAAG
The nucleotide sequence above comes from Sesamum indicum cultivar Zhongzhi No. 13 linkage group LG11, S_indicum_v1.0, whole genome shotgun sequence. Encoded proteins:
- the LOC105174291 gene encoding uncharacterized protein LOC105174291 isoform X2, whose protein sequence is MGMSQWIVSCVLMISRRMPWRWKRFPAILVLDSMREVEVGYFRMQNDFCSMGEEYLLGVEFAESITNLDYGSSEGLQTSVSDSPVLASAAVTDTPWKADLFRAMEVPECQNHQLNADSSRFGEISDPCHKSETFVEEEEPSKSPTSCALQDMGKFHDISSCSFQDILDENDTSLSPSVDMLHSPKNEKSSEFGGLTGQTGEIKRFLGRDALVTTSAPASHTNTFPTPKRSRKPTQRYIDELADPLSRHSKKRREVSSSKSLGVKDHKKCRLGPRAIRLPAEESSVKAIQVPFGSLVQNECPESCAYDMVRSSDRGNLMTKSKDSRISSENQKKKDVFAGAIHLKKRDDSVSAATQKKRDDNVAAVHLKKREDNVTAVHIKKRDDNITAVSPKKPDDCDATVRQKKRDDYLTAESSEEVNGRRKHHRLWTIAEVKKLIDGVAEYGVGRWSRIKKLFFSASAHRTSVDLKDKWRNLLKASGIQSQGSRQGEKKRNMAWRPLPKSILRRVCELATIYPYPKGRKTKIAHIHHDSPDRSTDITLGDYRRILRSINGN
- the LOC105174291 gene encoding uncharacterized protein LOC105174291 isoform X1, with the protein product MENGPPTIGFEDGTIDVERLLVEPQDGHVSVDSVMCFNDIAENAMEMEEVSRHFGVPNTAVSQECGEDILNGDVLDSMREVEVGYFRMQNDFCSMGEEYLLGVEFAESITNLDYGSSEGLQTSVSDSPVLASAAVTDTPWKADLFRAMEVPECQNHQLNADSSRFGEISDPCHKSETFVEEEEPSKSPTSCALQDMGKFHDISSCSFQDILDENDTSLSPSVDMLHSPKNEKSSEFGGLTGQTGEIKRFLGRDALVTTSAPASHTNTFPTPKRSRKPTQRYIDELADPLSRHSKKRREVSSSKSLGVKDHKKCRLGPRAIRLPAEESSVKAIQVPFGSLVQNECPESCAYDMVRSSDRGNLMTKSKDSRISSENQKKKDVFAGAIHLKKRDDSVSAATQKKRDDNVAAVHLKKREDNVTAVHIKKRDDNITAVSPKKPDDCDATVRQKKRDDYLTAESSEEVNGRRKHHRLWTIAEVKKLIDGVAEYGVGRWSRIKKLFFSASAHRTSVDLKDKWRNLLKASGIQSQGSRQGEKKRNMAWRPLPKSILRRVCELATIYPYPKGRKTKIAHIHHDSPDRSTDITLGDYRRILRSINGN